The sequence CAACCAGATCGAATTCGTGAATCTGATCATCAACCACTTGACGGAACATGGCGAAATGGAAGCGTCGCGACTTTACGAATCGCCGTTCACAGACCTGACGCCCCAGGGACCAGATGGGCTCTTCAGCGCTTCGCAGATCGAAGAGCTGATCGCAGCAATTGAGCACGTCCGGGCAACGGCCCTCGCTGCGTGAGAGACGTATTCGGTGCGAGTGCCGTTGAGATGACTACAGCGACATAGGCGACACCATAACCCTGCAGTCGCAGGTTTACATCCGGCCTGCTCCACTTGTTTTGTCGGTAGCGAAAACCGCCCACCGTCCGGTTATACCAAAAGCCGACGTCGCGAGAGGTCGGCTTTTTGCGTTGTAGGGCCGGTTGTGGCAAGGAGTTGCGGCGATAGGGCCGCAAGCGTCAAGTCTCGGCCTGCGGACGGCGCGACATAGGTCCCTGCCGTTTCGGCGCGCTGGAATGAACCATTCGGTCTAAAACTCTCGGTTGTCTCGGACTCTCGCACGTCTTGGGTTAACGGGTGTTGGATCCGCTCAATCGGTCGCAACCCGGTATGGTTGCCTCCGGCGAGCGGGACGAACAGCACAAATGCTATCGCAGCCCATCCCATGCCCTGGTCAGAATTCACGTCGCTGACGTAGCGCCAGAGCCACGAGACCCAGCGAGATACCAATAGTGAGTTGCAAGGTGCGTGGCTCCGGCACTGCATGCGGCGCGCTTATACCAAAGTAGTTCCGCACGTTGTTCAGGTCGATGATGTCGACGATGCCGTCGCTGTTCGTGTCGCCGGGCAGGAGGAGCCAGACTCCGCCGGTGGTGTAAAGTTGGCTCACGTCCCAGGGATATTGGCTGGCGACGGCGAATGCGCCAGTAGGCTCGGCGCCGGTCCAGTCGAAGATGTGGAACGTGCGGCCGATGTGCGTGGCGACTTCCACGTCATCGGCGAACGTGAACTCCAGCGTCCCGCCGAATTGGACGGGGATGATGGATTGAAAGGAGATGAGGGAGTCCCAGGGGTCGGCATCGAAGAGCAATTCCAAAACTCCGCCTTCGCCCATGTTCAGGTGGTCGCGAATAGTGACCGCAATCGGTTGTCGTGGTGTGAGCCAAATTGTCGGTGGAGGATCCGACATGCCGTCGTCGTCGCGGACCAAAAGCCGGTCACCGGCGGCCAGATCGAGAGTGGCGATCGTCCGGTCGGGCAGGATTGCATTCCGAGAAATCGCTCCACTCAGGTCCAGGCTTTGAGCACCACGCGTGTCCGCGAAGGTCACGTCCGCGTTCGTGAGAGTCGCATAGGAAAAGGCGGCGCGGGTGAGGTTGGCCTGCGTGAACCGCGCGCTGTCCAGCCAGCTCAAGTTGAAGTT comes from Planctomycetia bacterium and encodes:
- a CDS encoding type I restriction-modification enzyme R subunit C-terminal domain-containing protein, coding for NQIEFVNLIINHLTEHGEMEASRLYESPFTDLTPQGPDGLFSASQIEELIAAIEHVRATALAA
- a CDS encoding pentapeptide repeat-containing protein, whose protein sequence is MKLHSWNAEAHNLRYADFSGGLDLSDSNFNLSWLDSARFTQANLTRAAFSYATLTNADVTFADTRGAQSLDLSGAISRNAILPDRTIATLDLAAGDRLLVRDDDGMSDPPPTIWLTPRQPIAVTIRDHLNMGEGGVLELLFDADPWDSLISFQSIIPVQFGGTLEFTFADDVEVATHIGRTFHIFDWTGAEPTGAFAVASQYPWDVSQLYTTGGVWLLLPGDTNSDGIVDIIDLNNVRNYFGISAPHAVPEPRTLQLTIGISLGLVALALRQRREF